From Rhinoraja longicauda isolate Sanriku21f chromosome 30, sRhiLon1.1, whole genome shotgun sequence, a single genomic window includes:
- the svbp gene encoding small vasohibin-binding protein, translating to MESSCRKEKPKPKEATYRGDKAKQKSALQELKQRQRAEIYALNKVMTELEQQQFEAFCKQMQTE from the exons ATGGAATCATCTTGTCGTAAGGAGAAACCTAAGCCAAAAGAGGCAACCTACCGAGGTGACAAAGCCAAACAGAAATCTGCTTTACAAGAACTCAAACAGAGACAGCGAGCTGAG ATCTACGCTTTGAACAAAGTGATGacagaactggagcagcagcagtTTGAGGCTTTCTGCAAGCAGATGCAGACAGAGTGA